A region from the Sandaracinus amylolyticus genome encodes:
- a CDS encoding substrate-binding domain-containing protein, whose protein sequence is MTKDALASHEGRHVGRYEILHRIASGGMGSVHLARAHGAAGFERLVAVKTLHPHLAHDDEFVAMFFDEARLAAQIRDPHVVATIDVLDEPDLLLVMEYVEGVHLGVLVRRAQEREGRLAAPVVLRIVLDALQGLAAAHDLRDASGRPLGLVHRDVSPQNVLVGLDGVARLTDFGVARAEARRATTREGTLKGKLGYMAPELSAGETADARADLFAMGVVLWEALIGRRLFDGESDAEIAIRVSTAPVATLSSIEPSLAALDAVMSRALARSRDARFGSAREMSDALERAASSLGIATRRDVGEAVARLARDLIDAVREGTSSAGSERIASRPDDVTRPVTTSAKRKRAATTSDPPRGPSSAGATSSVVVPPPKPSPVTWIALALSALALIVGMSLLVDRDAPVAREHGDAEPVVRTMHAPLAPDASAALVPTITVRARIDVEGRVIEAHVPMSRADLATWEARAVEAVRGWRFEPARRDGREVEAWTQLAVEFERGSALRGLVRVKGSDTLGGSLLPDVARAFREQHPGVRVDVEALGSSTAFVGLFDGSADLGASSRPISPVELAEAERLGIVLHELVIGWDGIAVIANPSAGIAHLTLDDLRAVYEGRVEDVGALGGAPGPLQVLSRPRESGTYAFFVERALAGHTPHPGALVVEHNEEIVRIVAQDRGALGYVGMGWLSPDVATVPLVASVGGAPVAPTRATIESGRYPLARTLLLYVREPVPPLALELVRFVLSDEGRRRIAAHGFVPVDRAPASLDALVAAPPGRAPLEPVRITFAQGASALDDAGRSALERVTETPGARFVVIGHAMEEDDVGSLSLARAESVRAHLIEQGVPPERIEVRAASDSQPLAARGTERGRRIGRRVDVFAVVSD, encoded by the coding sequence GTGACCAAGGACGCGCTCGCATCCCACGAGGGTCGCCACGTCGGCCGCTACGAGATCCTCCACCGGATCGCGTCGGGCGGGATGGGCAGCGTCCACCTCGCGCGAGCCCACGGCGCGGCGGGGTTCGAGCGGCTCGTCGCGGTCAAGACGCTGCACCCGCACCTCGCGCACGACGACGAGTTCGTCGCGATGTTCTTCGACGAGGCGCGCCTCGCCGCGCAGATCCGCGACCCGCACGTGGTCGCGACGATCGACGTGCTCGACGAGCCCGATCTGCTGCTCGTGATGGAGTACGTCGAAGGCGTGCACCTCGGCGTGCTCGTCCGGCGCGCGCAGGAGCGCGAGGGACGGCTCGCCGCGCCGGTGGTGCTCCGGATCGTGCTCGACGCGCTGCAGGGGCTCGCGGCGGCCCACGATCTGCGCGACGCGTCGGGTCGCCCGCTCGGGCTCGTGCACCGCGACGTGTCGCCGCAGAACGTGCTGGTCGGGCTCGACGGTGTCGCGCGGCTGACGGACTTCGGCGTGGCGCGCGCCGAGGCGAGACGCGCGACGACGCGCGAGGGGACGCTCAAGGGCAAGCTCGGCTACATGGCGCCCGAGCTCTCGGCGGGCGAGACCGCGGACGCGCGCGCGGATCTCTTCGCGATGGGCGTGGTGCTGTGGGAAGCGCTCATCGGGCGTCGCCTCTTCGACGGTGAGAGCGACGCGGAGATCGCGATCCGGGTCTCGACCGCGCCGGTCGCGACGCTCTCGTCGATCGAGCCCTCGCTCGCGGCGCTCGACGCGGTGATGTCGCGGGCGCTCGCGCGATCGCGCGACGCGCGCTTCGGATCGGCGCGCGAGATGTCGGACGCCCTCGAGCGCGCCGCGTCGAGCCTCGGGATCGCGACGCGACGCGACGTGGGCGAGGCCGTCGCGCGGCTCGCGCGCGATCTGATCGACGCGGTGCGCGAGGGCACGTCGAGCGCGGGATCGGAGCGGATCGCGAGCAGGCCCGACGACGTGACGCGCCCGGTCACGACGTCGGCGAAGCGCAAGCGCGCAGCGACGACGAGCGATCCGCCGCGCGGTCCGTCGTCGGCGGGCGCGACCTCGTCGGTGGTCGTGCCGCCGCCGAAGCCGTCGCCGGTGACGTGGATCGCGCTCGCGCTCTCCGCGCTCGCGCTGATCGTCGGCATGTCGCTGCTGGTGGATCGCGACGCGCCGGTCGCGCGCGAGCACGGCGACGCCGAGCCCGTCGTGCGCACGATGCACGCGCCGCTCGCGCCCGACGCGTCGGCTGCGCTCGTGCCCACGATCACGGTGCGCGCGCGCATCGACGTGGAAGGACGCGTCATCGAGGCGCACGTGCCGATGTCGCGCGCCGATCTCGCGACGTGGGAAGCGCGCGCGGTCGAGGCGGTGCGCGGCTGGCGCTTCGAGCCGGCGCGCCGTGACGGGCGTGAGGTCGAGGCGTGGACGCAGCTCGCGGTCGAGTTCGAGCGCGGCAGCGCGCTGCGCGGGCTCGTGCGCGTGAAGGGCTCGGACACGCTCGGAGGATCGCTGCTGCCCGACGTCGCGCGCGCGTTCCGCGAGCAGCACCCGGGCGTGCGCGTCGACGTGGAGGCGCTCGGCTCGAGCACGGCGTTCGTCGGGCTCTTCGATGGCTCGGCGGATCTCGGCGCGTCGTCGCGTCCGATCTCGCCTGTGGAGCTCGCCGAGGCGGAGCGGCTCGGAATCGTGCTGCACGAGCTCGTGATCGGCTGGGACGGGATCGCGGTGATCGCGAACCCGAGCGCGGGGATCGCGCACCTGACGCTCGACGATCTGCGCGCGGTGTACGAGGGACGCGTCGAGGACGTCGGCGCGCTCGGCGGCGCGCCCGGGCCGCTCCAGGTGCTCTCGCGGCCGCGCGAGAGCGGGACCTACGCGTTCTTCGTCGAGCGCGCGCTCGCCGGGCACACGCCGCATCCGGGCGCGCTGGTCGTCGAGCACAACGAGGAGATCGTGCGCATCGTCGCGCAGGATCGCGGCGCGCTCGGCTACGTCGGCATGGGGTGGCTCTCGCCCGACGTCGCGACGGTGCCGCTCGTGGCGAGCGTCGGTGGAGCGCCGGTCGCGCCGACACGCGCGACGATCGAGAGCGGTCGTTATCCGCTCGCGCGCACGCTGCTGCTCTACGTGCGCGAGCCGGTGCCGCCGCTCGCGCTCGAGCTCGTGCGCTTCGTGCTCTCCGACGAAGGGCGGCGTCGCATCGCGGCGCACGGGTTCGTGCCGGTCGATCGCGCGCCGGCCTCGCTCGATGCGCTCGTCGCGGCGCCCCCGGGGCGTGCGCCGCTCGAGCCGGTGCGCATCACGTTCGCGCAGGGCGCGAGCGCGCTCGACGACGCGGGACGGAGCGCGCTGGAGCGCGTGACGGAGACGCCGGGCGCGCGCTTCGTCGTGATCGGTCACGCGATGGAAGAGGACGACGTCGGG
- the fsa gene encoding fructose-6-phosphate aldolase — protein sequence MQIFIDSADLNEIRDAAAMGVIDGVTTNPSLVAKAGRPLDAVIRDICEVVDGPISAEVIATDLEGILKEGRTLAKIHPNVVVKVPLIADGLRAVKIFSSEGIKTNVTLCFSAVQGMLAAKAGATYISPFVGRIDDIAGEGMLLVEQLVEIYRNYGYATQVLAASIRHPVHVVRSAEIGAHVATLPHKVIHQLLKHPLTDAGLATFLADAKKIPQK from the coding sequence ATGCAGATCTTCATCGATTCGGCGGACCTGAACGAGATTCGCGACGCGGCCGCGATGGGCGTCATCGACGGCGTGACCACGAATCCGTCGCTGGTGGCCAAGGCCGGTCGTCCTCTCGATGCGGTGATCCGCGACATCTGCGAGGTCGTCGACGGCCCGATCAGCGCCGAGGTCATCGCGACCGATCTCGAGGGGATCCTCAAGGAAGGCCGCACCCTCGCGAAGATCCACCCGAACGTCGTGGTGAAGGTCCCGCTGATCGCCGACGGCCTGCGCGCGGTGAAGATCTTCTCGAGCGAGGGGATCAAGACGAACGTCACGCTCTGCTTCTCGGCGGTGCAGGGCATGCTCGCGGCGAAGGCCGGCGCGACCTACATCTCGCCGTTCGTCGGGCGCATCGACGACATCGCGGGCGAGGGCATGCTGCTCGTCGAGCAGCTCGTCGAGATCTACCGGAACTACGGCTACGCGACGCAGGTCCTCGCGGCGAGCATCCGCCACCCCGTGCACGTCGTGCGCTCGGCCGAGATCGGCGCTCACGTCGCGACGCTCCCGCACAAGGTGATCCACCAGCTGCTCAAGCACCCGCTCACCGACGCGGGCCTGGCGACCTTCCTCGCCGACGCGAAGAAGATCCCGCAGAAGTGA
- a CDS encoding NUDIX hydrolase, which produces MSEKRSLVERPAVSIEIVRDESASMRSNEGFVRVRRLVLRNRYADGSTSREYRYDCAERDAIDAVGIVLVSRDGRVCLRSSIRPPIALRPTYSLPIADESADPTLFEVPAGLVEVDEKGEDGLRSCCARETLEEVGLEVAPSAFVRLGPAVYLTPGVIAEKVHLFVAECDPEGATVPQMDGSPVEERANIEWVPVAEALAACRDGRIGDVKTEVAIRRLADHRGNDDRGAAGARKGAEPPWDTEGTR; this is translated from the coding sequence ATGAGCGAGAAGCGTTCCCTCGTGGAGCGGCCTGCGGTGTCGATCGAGATCGTGCGCGACGAGAGCGCGTCGATGCGGTCGAACGAGGGCTTCGTGCGCGTGCGTCGCCTCGTGCTGCGCAACCGCTACGCCGACGGCAGCACGAGCCGCGAGTACCGCTACGACTGCGCGGAGCGCGACGCGATCGACGCGGTCGGCATCGTGCTCGTCTCGCGCGATGGTCGCGTGTGCCTGCGCTCGTCGATCCGTCCGCCGATCGCGCTGCGTCCGACGTACTCGCTGCCGATCGCCGACGAGAGCGCCGATCCGACGCTGTTCGAGGTGCCGGCCGGGCTCGTCGAGGTCGACGAGAAGGGCGAGGACGGACTGCGCAGCTGCTGCGCGCGCGAGACGCTCGAGGAGGTCGGCCTCGAGGTCGCGCCGAGCGCGTTCGTGCGGCTCGGCCCCGCGGTGTACCTCACGCCGGGCGTGATCGCGGAGAAGGTCCACCTCTTCGTCGCGGAGTGCGATCCCGAGGGCGCGACCGTGCCGCAGATGGACGGCTCGCCGGTCGAGGAGCGCGCGAACATCGAGTGGGTGCCGGTCGCGGAGGCGCTCGCCGCGTGTCGTGATGGCCGCATCGGCGACGTGAAGACCGAGGTCGCGATCCGCCGTCTCGCCGATCATCGCGGAAACGACGATCGCGGAGCGGCCGGGGCTCGAAAGGGGGCGGAGCCCCCTTGGGACACGGAGGGCACCCGGTGA
- a CDS encoding NAD(+)/NADH kinase, translating to MSTRPTRRMSARDVPRVLVVYKKSAYQTNVKERKNARFLELLERRDPAVTRLIEAHEDHVSTIDEARAALESMGVRAVFRFRGDEGLVEDTDLVVTIGGDGTLLWAARWVGAGIPVVAINSAPKDSVGHFCAGAKGEVKKTLELALAGELRETRLTRMEVELEGEILTKRVLNDALFAHSSPAATTRYVLRHAHDDGRVSEEEHKSSGIWIGPPAGSTAAQLSAGGRVMPVGSKRLQYIVREPYLPPEGSYRMVRGLIDPGEELAVISKVREGRVFMDGPHHVRDVRMGARLVFRRSDEPLTLLGFPRG from the coding sequence GTGAGCACGCGGCCGACGCGCCGCATGAGCGCGCGCGACGTCCCGCGCGTGCTCGTCGTGTACAAGAAGTCGGCCTACCAGACGAACGTCAAGGAGCGGAAGAACGCGCGATTCCTCGAGCTGCTCGAGCGGCGTGATCCCGCGGTGACGCGTCTGATCGAGGCGCACGAGGATCACGTCTCGACGATCGACGAGGCGCGCGCCGCGCTCGAGTCGATGGGTGTGCGCGCGGTGTTCCGCTTCCGCGGCGACGAAGGGCTCGTCGAGGACACCGATCTCGTCGTCACGATCGGCGGCGACGGCACGCTGCTGTGGGCGGCGCGCTGGGTCGGCGCGGGCATCCCGGTGGTCGCGATCAACTCGGCGCCGAAGGACAGCGTCGGGCACTTCTGCGCGGGCGCGAAGGGCGAGGTGAAGAAGACGCTCGAGCTCGCGCTCGCGGGCGAGCTGCGCGAGACGCGCCTCACGCGCATGGAGGTCGAGCTCGAGGGCGAGATCCTCACGAAGCGCGTGCTCAACGACGCGCTCTTCGCGCACTCGAGCCCGGCGGCGACGACGCGCTACGTGCTGCGCCACGCGCACGACGACGGACGCGTGAGCGAGGAAGAGCACAAGTCGAGCGGCATCTGGATCGGCCCGCCTGCGGGCTCGACCGCGGCGCAGCTCTCGGCGGGCGGCCGCGTGATGCCGGTGGGCAGCAAGCGCCTGCAGTACATCGTGCGCGAGCCGTACCTGCCGCCCGAGGGCAGCTACCGCATGGTGCGCGGGTTGATCGATCCCGGCGAAGAGCTCGCGGTGATCAGCAAGGTGCGCGAAGGCCGCGTGTTCATGGACGGCCCGCACCACGTGCGCGACGTGCGCATGGGCGCCCGCCTGGTGTTCCGAAGGAGCGACGAGCCCCTGACGCTGCTCGGCTTTCCGCGGGGGTAG